TTCCGCAAGCTGATGAGGCGGATGTCGTAATCATTAACACTTGTGGTTTTATCCTGCCTGCCCGGGAGGAGGCGATCGAAACCATTTTAGAGGCTGTGCAGTTAAAGGCCATCGGCAAGGTGCAGCAGGTCTATGTCGCTGGATGTTTGCCGCAGCGCTATTTGACTGAATTGCAGCAATCGATCCCTGAAGTCGATGCGTTCTTTGATCAATATGATTTTCGCCGGATCGGTCAACAACTGGCGCAGCGATGGAAACTACCCGTATCTGGCCAAACCATCATGCGTGTATTGCAAACGCCGGACCACTATGCCTATTTGAAAATCGCAGAGGGCTGTGACAATCGCTGTCATTATTGTACCATTCCAGCTATAAAGGGAAGTTATCGCGAATGGCCTGTTGCAAATCTGATCGAAGAAGCCCAGCAATTGGCCGAGCGCGGCGTGAGAGAGCTCATTTTGGTGGCCCAGGATACTACTTATTATGGATGGAAACAAAATCAACCGAACCTGCTGGTCCAGCTTATTCATGCCATTAGCAAAATAGAATCGATCCAGTGGATTCGTTTGCTCTATGCTCATCCGGCGCGGATGAACGATTCGATTTTTCGATTGTATAATGAATGCGCGAAGCTATGTCGCTATATTGATCTTCCAATCCAACATATTTCAGATCCGATGTTGCGCGCCATGGGGCGTATGGGCACAGGGGATGAAATCCGCCGAGTGATTGATCGGCTCCGGCGTGAGGTGCCAGAGATCGCCATCCGAACCACGGTCATGGTTGGTTATCCAGGCGAGAGCAAAGCGGATTTCGAATTGCTCCGTCAATTTATTGAGGAGGCGCAATTTGAGCGGCTCGGGGTATTCCAATTTTATGCCGAAGAGGGAACGCCAGCTGCCAGGCTGCCAGATCAAATTGCCCCAGAGGTGAAACAGGAACGCTATGAGGAGATTATGGAGCTTCAGGCTGACATCTCTGAACAGCACAATCAGCAGTTAGTGGGTCGCACGCTCCCTGTCATAATCGATGAGCGCAATGAATCGAGCGATGAATACTTCGGCCGAACGCAATGGGATGCCCCGCAAATCGATAATACGGTTCATATCATCGGTGATTTAAAAATCGGTCAAATCTATTCCGTCGGTATTGAAAGAGCCACCGAATATGACCTCTGGGGAGAAGTTAGTTCTTAACTGTTTTATTTTCGCCCTGGTAAAACAAAGGCAGGGAGGTTACTCATGAGATATATGCTTATCACCGTGTTAGGTGCCATGCTCGCATGGGCCTATACAGTATTTCCAACGAGATTGAACGCCCAGGCTGAGATGGTGCCATACCATCTCTACGAGCTTCCGACCTTTCATTATGATCTGGTGAATGTTGCATCGCCGGACCCAAAATTGAGTCGGCTGCAACTCTTTTTAAAGATCGCTTTCGATGAATTGCAGTTTACCAGCACCGACACCAATTTTCATGCGAGTTATGAGATCGCAGCCGTTTTGTATGATAAAGCTGGAAATCAGATCGATGGCAAGACCCAGCAAGAGGAAGTGAACGCCGCGAGCTTCGATTTGACCAATTCCCGACGCGCATATAGTATTTCCTACTTAAAATTCGATGTCGAACCTGGGACCTATAAGATCATCATCAGCTTGACGGATCAAGAGACGAAGCAGAAGCGAACGGTGAAGGATGTGGTAAAATTGAGAGATTTCGCTGCTGATAAGTTGATGATCAGCGATGTCGCGTTGGTCCGAAACCTCCAATATGATTCCCTTGGGGTAAAGTCCTTTCAGCCCGATATTGCCGATTGCATCAAAGAATTGACCGAACCATTATTCGTCTATTTTGAAATATACAGTCGATCCGACGGTGACGAACAATTTGATGTGAGCTATTCGGTGAAGAACGCCAAGCGGAAGCAGGTACTGAAAAGCAACTATTTGCGTCGGAAAGATGACGTTCGCACCATGGAATCATTCATATTGCCCATTTCCGAATTGGCGCAGGGAAAATATGTTTTGCATGTCGCGGTGAAGGCCAACTCCGGCGAAGCCGAGACAGAAAAACCGATTTTCATCCGGTGGGCAAATATGCCATCCACCGTATCCGACATCGATCTTGCAATTCGACAATTGAGATATATTACGGACAAAAAAGAATTCACCAAGCTCAATAAGGCCGATGCCGATGAGAAATTGAGACGATTCGAACAATTCTGGCGAGAACATGATCCCACTCCAGGTACGGAGGCCAATGAGGCGATGGATGAGTTCTATCGGCGCGTCCAATATAGCAATGAAAATTTCACTGCGTTCCGAGAGGGCTGGAGGACCGATATGGGGATGATCTACATCATTTTTGGGCCGCCAAGCGATGTGGAACGCCATCCATTTGATCTGGAATATAAGCCGCATGAGATCTGGTATTATAACGATATCAACAAGCAATTTGTGTTCATGGATCAGACCGGCTTTGGGGAATATCGCCTCTTGACGATTGGTTGGGAAGCCTGGCGCAATTTGGTGAAAAACCCCTGGTGATCGGCTGACCCATTGCCATTTAAAACCCCGCTTAATTATAAAGCGACAGGTTTTGCTTGGCTGAATGGCTTCAGCGAGATTGAATGAATTTGATCTTCTGCTCTACCACCAGTCGATCAAAGTATGGTTTTGGGACAGATGGGTCGATGATGGTGATTTGATTGGCAGAATGGATTTCAAAATCGGGGCGAGGTAAATTTTGATGGCAATTGTCGTTCGGATGAAGCTCAAAAAAAGATGCGACTGAAAACCAAGCTACTGATGCAATTTAATTCAATCAGAGGGAAATTTGGAATCGCAGACACGCCTCAAACCATTTCAGCTTACAAAGAATAGCACAATCGGAGTCGTCTCCCCTGCCAGTTGTCCAGCCGATGAAGTGCAATACCGGCAAGGCATCGCTTATCTCGAAAGTCTCGGGTATCGGGTGGTGGAGGCAGCACATGTTTTGGATCGCCGCGGGTATTTGGCAGGAAATGATTTGGATCGTGCTAATGATTTGAATGCGATGTTTCGCGATCCGCATATCGATGCGATTGTCTGTTCGCGAGGCGGCTATGGGACCGCTCGGCTATTGCAATGTCTCGATTATGAGGCTTTGGGTCGGAACCCGAAAATTTTTGTCGGTTATAGCGATATCACTGCCTTGAATCTGGCGATTTGGCAACAAACGGGGTTGGTCAGCTTTTCGGGCGCCATGGTCGCCGTGGAAATGGGCAAAGGCATTGATCCATTTACCGAATTGCATTTCTGGCGCGCATTAACCAGCACCGACCCGATCGGATTGTTAACCAATCCAGAAAATAATCCAATCCAGGTTTATCATCCTGGCAAAGCCACTGGGATCCTATTGGGCGGATGTTTATCCTTGATCAATGTGTTATTGGGCACTCCCTATTGTCCCGATTTTCGCGGCGCAATTTTATTTATCGAAGACATTGATGAAGAACCGTACCGAGTCGATCGGTATTTGGCCCAGTTGAGATTGGCCGGAATTCTGGATCAAGTGGCTGGTGTTGTGGTCGGCCAATTTACCGAATGCGATCCGCGCGATCCAGAAAAACCAAGTCTGACCTTGAGCGAAATCTTCGATGATTATCTGGCTCCCCTGAACGTTCCGATCATTACCAATTTCGCGTATGGGCATGGTTCAGTCAAGCATATCATGCCAATTGGTGTCAAGGCGATTTTAGATACCGAACTGGGGGGCGTAATGATTCCTGAAAGCGCGGTCAAACCCAAAATGACCGGGTAGCTTGCTAATTAATGAATTCGCGAAGCAGATTTCATTCCTGCGAATGCAGCAATCTCTTCATAGGATTATCGGAAGCGAACATCTTGCACAGATCGAAAAGAGATGTATCCATGGCAAGCATGACATCTAAGCTTGTTTGAACTTAAAGCAAAAGGAATTTTTTTAGGAAAAAACATGTCTCGACTTCAGCTTGGCGTATTGGCCTCAGGCCGGGGTTCCAA
This region of candidate division KSB1 bacterium genomic DNA includes:
- a CDS encoding LD-carboxypeptidase yields the protein MESQTRLKPFQLTKNSTIGVVSPASCPADEVQYRQGIAYLESLGYRVVEAAHVLDRRGYLAGNDLDRANDLNAMFRDPHIDAIVCSRGGYGTARLLQCLDYEALGRNPKIFVGYSDITALNLAIWQQTGLVSFSGAMVAVEMGKGIDPFTELHFWRALTSTDPIGLLTNPENNPIQVYHPGKATGILLGGCLSLINVLLGTPYCPDFRGAILFIEDIDEEPYRVDRYLAQLRLAGILDQVAGVVVGQFTECDPRDPEKPSLTLSEIFDDYLAPLNVPIITNFAYGHGSVKHIMPIGVKAILDTELGGVMIPESAVKPKMTG
- the rimO gene encoding 30S ribosomal protein S12 methylthiotransferase RimO, translating into MKLCMITLGCPKNLVDSEYLLGALGNNQIQLVPQADEADVVIINTCGFILPAREEAIETILEAVQLKAIGKVQQVYVAGCLPQRYLTELQQSIPEVDAFFDQYDFRRIGQQLAQRWKLPVSGQTIMRVLQTPDHYAYLKIAEGCDNRCHYCTIPAIKGSYREWPVANLIEEAQQLAERGVRELILVAQDTTYYGWKQNQPNLLVQLIHAISKIESIQWIRLLYAHPARMNDSIFRLYNECAKLCRYIDLPIQHISDPMLRAMGRMGTGDEIRRVIDRLRREVPEIAIRTTVMVGYPGESKADFELLRQFIEEAQFERLGVFQFYAEEGTPAARLPDQIAPEVKQERYEEIMELQADISEQHNQQLVGRTLPVIIDERNESSDEYFGRTQWDAPQIDNTVHIIGDLKIGQIYSVGIERATEYDLWGEVSS
- a CDS encoding GWxTD domain-containing protein, whose product is MRYMLITVLGAMLAWAYTVFPTRLNAQAEMVPYHLYELPTFHYDLVNVASPDPKLSRLQLFLKIAFDELQFTSTDTNFHASYEIAAVLYDKAGNQIDGKTQQEEVNAASFDLTNSRRAYSISYLKFDVEPGTYKIIISLTDQETKQKRTVKDVVKLRDFAADKLMISDVALVRNLQYDSLGVKSFQPDIADCIKELTEPLFVYFEIYSRSDGDEQFDVSYSVKNAKRKQVLKSNYLRRKDDVRTMESFILPISELAQGKYVLHVAVKANSGEAETEKPIFIRWANMPSTVSDIDLAIRQLRYITDKKEFTKLNKADADEKLRRFEQFWREHDPTPGTEANEAMDEFYRRVQYSNENFTAFREGWRTDMGMIYIIFGPPSDVERHPFDLEYKPHEIWYYNDINKQFVFMDQTGFGEYRLLTIGWEAWRNLVKNPW